The DNA region GATTCAAGCTGAGCATTTTTTCTTTATGAATTAATTGGGCTTGAGTTCTTTTGAGTTCGCTTAAAGCTTCTTGAAGCTGTGTGTTTTGAGTTTGAAGCTTATTTTGAAGATTTTGGATGGTTAGTTGATTTTGAATCCGAACTAAAATTTCTTCAAGATGAAAAGGCTTGGTGATATAATCTACGCCCCCAACCTGAAATGCTTTAACTTTATCTAAAACATCATCCATTGCACTTAAAAAAATTACTGGAATCGTTCTCGTTTTCTCGTCTTTTTTTAAAAATTCACAAACTTCATAGCCGTTCATTTCCGGCATATTAATATCTAACAAAATTAGATCAGGAAGCACAGTTCTTGCTGCAGTTAATGCCATTTTTCCATTAATTGCTTTACGAACACTATAACCCTGTTCTAGCAAAACAGAAGATAAAAAGCGAATATTATCCGGAGTATCGTCAACAATCAAAATATCAGGTTTTTCGAGAGCGGGTGGATGGTGAATCATTTGGCTCAACAGAGAAAAGTGATTTATGAAAATTTAGATGCTTCAAAAAACTGTTTTTAAAGTTTATAATCTGATATCTTTACCGAACAAAGTAATATAAATTAACAGCCTCAAAAATACTTTTTTGCTTATACCCTAACCAACTACTCTCCACCGGCACAAGCCACTCAATCTTCACACATCTTTCACCACTGAGGGGCTGATATAATAAGGTCAGTTGCCTGTTTTTCTGCCAAAGGTTTAGAAAACAAGTAACCTTGACCAAAGCTACAGTTAAGATTCCTTAATTGAGCTAACTGTTCCCCTGTTTCAATGCCTTCTGCAATGACATTCATTTTAAATGCCTCGGCCATGCTCATAATGGCTGGGACAAGTCCTAAACTATCTGGGGTTCCGTCTATATGACGCACAAAAGCGCGGTCAATTTTGAGGTTATCAACGGGAAAGGAATGCAGGTAACTCAGAGAAGAGTAGCCCGTTCCGAAGTCGTCAATACTCAACTCAATGTGCCGTTCTCTAAGTTGTTGGAGAATTTCAGCAGCGGATTTAGCGTTATCCATAATTACACTTTCGGTAATTTCTAATTTGATGGTGTGTGGCTCAAGTTGCGTTTCCTTCAAAATTTGGTCGATTTGTTCAATTAAGTCTGGTTGGGCAAACTGACGCACCGAAAGATTGATACTCATCGTGAGGGGATAATTTGTGAGTCTTGCCTGATTCCACTGGTGAAGCTGATGGCAAGCTTCGCGTAAAACCCAGGTGCCAATCGGGTTAATTAAACCTGTTTCTTCGGCGATAGGAATAAACGCTGCGGGAGGAATCAGCCCCCGTTCCCGGTGTTGCCAGCGTACTAGAGCTTCAAATCCAACAATGGTGCCGGTGTTAAGTGCAACAATTGGCTGATAGTGGAGGATAAATTCTTGTTGATTAACAGCCCTGCGAAGATCCGTTTCGAGATGCAAACTTTCGAGGGCTGCATCGTGCATTGCCGGCTCAAAAATGCGATACTGACCTTTCCCGGAAGTTTTCGCGCGGTACATTGCTGTGTCTGCATCCCGCAACAAATGTTCAGGCTGCTCGTAACTAAAATTTCCTAAAGCGATGCCTATACTGGCATTAATAAACACTTCTTGTCGTTTCAGTTGAAACGGTAATGAGATTGTTTTAAGTATTTGATCAGCGGCTTGGGTGGCATCGTTAATCGTTTCAATTTCTGTCAGCAAGAAGGCAAATTCATCACCACCAAAGCGAGCAATCGTATCGTTTTTGCTTAGTATTTTTTCTAAGCGACGAGCGAGGGCTATAAGCAATTCATCACCGGCTAAATGACCCAGAGAATCATTGACGACTTTAAAACGGTCACAATCGAGAAATAAGACTGCAAATTGATAGTCTGATTGTTCTTTGGCATAATTGAGCGTCTCTTCCAGACGATCCATAAATAAAACGCGGTTAGGCAAACTCGTGAGATCGTCATAGAGTGCCATCTTCAGCAGCTTATGTTCGAGGATCTTGCGTTCATTAATCTCCCGTTGCAATTCTTGATTCGCAACTTCTAGCTGATGGGTGCGCTCTTTAACTCGTTCTTCAAGTAAGATATTAAGTTGTTGGTTTTGGATTTCTGCTGCTCTTACCGCTAGTTGATTTTGAACTCTGACTAACACTTCTTCTATTTGAAAGGGCTTGGTAATATAGTCTGTCCCTCCAACTGCAAAAGCTTGAACTTTATTAAAAGCCTCATTGGAAGCACTCAAGAAAATCACCGGAATCTTGGCGGTTTTCAAATCTGCTTTTAGCTTTTCACAAACTTCATAGCCATCCATCATCGGCATCTTAATATCAAGCAAAATCAAATCGGGCACAAGCGTTTGTACAGCCGTCAAGGCCATCTGCCCACTCAACGCTTTGCGAACGTTATACCCCTGACCGCTGAGCATGGTAGAGAGAAGACGCAAGTTTTCAGGGGTGTCGTCAACAATGAGGATGTCTTTTTGGGTAAGGTTAACCTGATAAGAATTCATCTCAAGTTTGTTTAAATTATTGATTTAAAGCTGCTCATTGATGTGGTACATGGTAAAAAATTCCAAAGTTCCTCTCAATCTCCCGATTTTAGCCCAAAGCCGGTTGAGATAATTCCCTAACCTTATCAAAGCGAAAATTTTCCACTAAATCAGTCAAAGCGATAGCCAAAGAGGAATATTCTGGTGGAATCTGCTCAATTAGTTGCAACATCAACAAATCGCTACCTTGAGAGGCGGCATGATAGAGCTGTTGCACCCAATGAGCCGGCATCACTTGCAAAGCAGACGGCTCCAGCCGTGGCGAAATGGGGCACTCTTCAGGGGCAAAACCGGCTCTAAATTGGTCGTTGGCTGGAGTTTGATAGAGATAGCGCACCCCTAAATGTTGGCTGATTTTTAGCAGCATTTCCTGTTCTCGGAACGGTTTGCGAACGAAGTCATCACAACCGGCATCCAAAATCACTTGGCGATCTTCTTCAAAGGCACTAGCAGTCAGAGCAATAATCACCGTCGATTGACCCAATGCAGTGGCTTTAATGCGTTTAGTAGCTTCATAACCATCCATCACCGGCATCTGTATATCCATCCAAATTAGGTGCGGCTGCCAGCTTTGCCACAGCGTTATACCTTGTTCACCGTTCTCAGCTTCTTTCACCTCAAAACCGAGTGAAGTTAACATTTTGAATAGAAACAGTCGATTTGTTGGTTTATCCTCAACGATCAATAGTCGGTAGGTTGGTTGATCGGGAGCTAATCCCACGATCTTCTCATTGGCCGGCCCGATAGAATTGAGTTCACAACTCAAAACCGGCACCACCTGAATATCAAACTCAAATACACTGCCTTCCCCAACCGTACTGCTCAGGCTAAGGTTTCCCCCCATTAGTTGCACAAACTTTTGCGAAATTGGTAAACCCAAACCTGTGCCGGCACCTGACTTCAAGCCAGAAGTGGTTTGTCCAAAGGCTTCAAATAACTTATCAAATTCCATCGGGTCAATGCCCACGCCGGTATCACTGACCTCAAATCGCAATTGCATCCCCTTGCCGGCCGTGAATTCTCCCACCTCTACCCTCAGAGTTACACGGCCTTTTTGCGTGAACTTAATTGCATTTCCCAGCAGATTAATTAAAACTTGACGCAATTTACTTTCGTCTGTTTTAATAAATTGTGGCACGGATTGAGCGTGTTCAAAGCTTAGTTTTAATCCTTTATCTTTGGCTTTGATTTGCAGCAATTCAAACAGATTATTTAGCAGGCGATAGAGGTCAAATTCATTTTCATGCAGTGTTGTTCGCCCTGCCTCAATTTTTGACATCTCCAAAACATCGTTAATCAATTCCAGCAGATGTTCCCCACTGCGTGAGATGATCCCCACTGACTGCCGGTGTTCTGTATTTAAGCTGGAGTCTCGGTTCATCAGTTGAGTAAAGCCGAGAATCGCGTTGAGTGGAGTTCTTAATTCGTGGCTCATATTAGCCAGGAATTCACTTTTAGCGCGGTTCGCGCTATCGGCGGCGACTTTAGCTTTCATCAGTTCCACCGATTGTTGTTGAGTTTGGGCCAGCAGGTGCGCTTGTTGGATGGCCACTCCCAATTGTGCGCCAATCTGAACGACCATTTTAATTTCCGCCGATTGCCAGTGGCGAGGGCCGCTATTTTGATAGGTGGCAAGTAATCCCCATAACTGGTTACTGCAGAAGATGGGCACGATGATGTAGGCTCGTGCTTGAAATCGTTCTAACAGTTCCAGGTAACATTGATCGAAACCGGCCTCATAGACATTTGGCACGCACGTGTAACTGCGTCCTTGTTTGTAGATTCCGCCGGCAGTTTCTTGTAGGTAGGTATCGTGTACGGTGCTGTCCTCTGTCCCCAAAGTTGGGACGATGCAATCAACTTGATTAACCGCAACTTTGTTGAGTTCAAATTCCTGCTTTTGTTCTTCTACGAGCGCTTTCCAGCCGGCTGCCAGTGATTCTGATACGAATTCCCCACTCCAGTCTGGGTTGAAGCGATAGACTGCTACGCGTTCGCAGTTTAATGCTTGGCGCAACTCTTGGGTGGTGGCGCTAAAGATTGTCTCAATTTCTAAGGTTTGCCGCATTCGCTGGATCACGAAGGCGATGGCTTTTTCTCGTTCTGCGCTTTCTTGCAAGGCTAACTCTGCCTGCTTGTGCTCTGTGATGTCAGTCACCAAGCCATCCCAGATGATACTGCCATCTGGTTGCGGATCAGGCCGAGAGTTGCCTCGTAGCCACTTGAGTTCGCCGGCAACGAAAACTCGCCAGATGCAATCCCAAGGTTTAAGCGTTTTTGCTGAAGTTGCAATTGATTGATTGACAATGGCAATATCATCAGGATGCGTCAGCTTCCAAGACATATTAGCATCCTCTACCACCGCCTCTGGTTCTATCCCAAAGAGTTCTCGGCAACCGGCACTGGCATATAGAAAAGCCCTTGAACCATCGGGGTAGAGAATAAATTGATAAATCATCCCCGGTACGTTCTGTGCCAAATTCTGATACCGACTATTGCTCTGTTGCAGTGCCGCTTGTGCTTCTTGACGAGCCTGACTGATGGCGATAAATTCATTGACTAATCTCAGCCAATTAATCTCTTCTTGGCTCCAGAGCTTTGAGGAGTGAACCGCATCCAGCCCCATAAAGCCTACAACCTTGGCAGAGTAGAGCGTGGGAACGGCAAGCCGGGATTGAAAGGATATAAGTTCCTGATCGGCTACTTCGGTATCTGTGAGTGAGAACTCGGCGGGGATTTGAACAGTTTTGCCCATCAATAGCTGGCTGTGACCCCACACATCTATCTCGACTGGCCATAGTTGGAACTTATCGATCAATGGCTCAATTCCCTTGTCGCACCACTCGTGGGTCATCATTAAGTAGTGCTGGTTGTCGCAGTAACGGAAAAGATAGGTGTGATCGCTCCCCAGGAACTCACCAACGGCTTGCAGGGTGAAAGTGATAGCAGTGTCTAGGTTTTCGTCAATGAAAATCCGGGAAATACGGCTGAGCAAACTGTCCATTTCAGCTCGTTTTTTCAGCAAGTCTTCTGCTAATTTACGCTCTAGTTCTGCTCCCGCTCTAGCGACAAAAATTTGTAAAATCATCTCTTTGCCCGGATTTTGAACTATTGGCTCTACATCCAGCACAACTAAACTGCCGATTGTCTTGCCGGCAGAATCTAAAAGCGGAATTCCCCAGTAGCTTTGTGCCCCTAATTGAGCCAAATCTCGGTCGTTCGGAAAAAGTTCTTGCACTCCGGATGGGTAAAAATGGACGATTCCTTCCACAACATTTTTGCAAGGGGTGCCGGCTAATTCGTACTCAAAGTTTTCGCCAAAGTCTTCGCCCTTCCAGAATGCTAAGGTTCGTACTTTGGTTTTGCTATCATTTGCCACTTGGGTAACTAAGGCATAACGAACTTCCAAGACTTGGGCGAGATAATGGACACAGGCACGAAAGAACTCATGGCCGGTTGCAGAAGCTGTCCCCTCAGCAATTAATTGCAGTGCGGCTTCTCTCTGTTTGCGTTCGGTAATATCGGTATGGGAACCGGCCACGCGGTAGCTTACGCCCGAACTATCCCACAATGCCACTCCACGGGTGAGAATCCAACGATAGCTTCCATCCTTATGTAATGCTCGGAATTCTACCTCGTAATTAGGAATTTTTTTGGCTAAATAGGCAATCAGCACCGCCAACACCCGCTCTGAGTCTTCTGGGTGTATAACTTTTTTGAAGGAATCTATGTGGTTGGGAATTTCTGAGTCTTCATAGCCCAACATACTTTTCCACCGGGGGGACAGATAGGCATAGTCGGAGGGAATATTCCAGTCCCAAATCCCGTCGTTGACTCCTTCTACAGCCAAGGCGAACCGCTCTTCACTTTGGCGAAGTGCCGCTTCAGCTTGCTTGTGATTTGTGATATCGCTGAGGGTGCAAACAATTCGCTCTACACTCCCATCCTCTGCAATCTGCGGATCTGCATTTACTAGCAGCCATTTTTGAAGAAACGGGGATGAAGGATAAACGATGAAGGTAGAACTTTTTTGATCGTTTATCCGTCCTGTTTCAACCTTTTTTTGGATTCCCATGACTGTGTTGTGAATGGGTTGGCGCAGGGCGATGGCCTGTTGCACAGGTAGCTCTAGAGTTCGGAAAGGTGTACCATCTTCATGCAGAAAAAGCCAGTCCTCACCAAACACCTGATGCGGTAAATCCTGTGGTGGCTTGAGATTGAGAAGATTAGTCGCAACTTGATTGCAGATGAGAATTTCGGCATTAACATTGAGCAGCAACACACCCACTGGCATTTCGCGGATCAGCATCCGAAAGCGTTTTTCACTTTCCAGTAAGGCTTTTTGTCGTATTAAATGAGCTGTCAAACGCCGGTCGAACAGAGAGGTGATCAGGGCTAAGCTTAAAATGAACAGAGTGGCAATCCCAATGGCAATAGCCAGCCAGGACTGATTCATTGCTGGGGACTGCTGTACCGGCAAGAGGCTGTAAGGAATAAAGTGAGTCGCCATCATGCCGGTGTAGTGCATCCCGCTGATGGCCAATCCCATGACGAAGGCACTGCCGCATTTCTGCCAGATCAGCCCTTCTATTGATTGATGCTGTAGCCGGAAAGCCAGCCAAAGTGCGGCAAAAGAGGCTGTGATGGCGATGACGACTGATAGGCTGACTAACCTCCAGTCATACTCTATTCTGGCCGACAGTTGCATCGCTGCCATGCCGGTGTAGTGCATCCAAGCAATGGCAATTCCCATGCAAACGCCACCGCCGGTTAACAGATGGATTGAAACAGAGCGACTCAGCAGCCACAAAGCAATGCTAGATGCAAGAACCGCGCACATCAGCGAGAATAGGGTGATCCACATATCGTAGCTAACGGATTGAGGCAATTGGAAAGCAAGCATGGCAATGAAGTGCATTGACCAAATGCCGGTTCCCATTGCCGCTGCTCCTCCCAGAAGCCAAAGTAGGCGTCCCCGTTTCACCGCAGATTGCACTCGCCCTGCTAAGTCTAGGGCGGTGTAGGAGGCAATGACCGAGATCGCAAAGGAAAGGGTCGCTAAGCCTAGGTTGTAAGTGCCGGCCATTTCGATATGCATATATCTTTTTAAAGTTACAGATTGCTAAAAACTGATTAGTATGAAGTTCCAGAAGAAACTTACTTGATGATAGCTTTCCTTTCCTCAGATTTATTTATTATTGATTTAATGCAGAACTAATCTTTTTTTTATTAAATCGTTTAAAAAATAGTCATCAAAAATTTTTCGACAAAAAAAGTAAATTTGTTATTGCAAATTAATCGGATTTCTTTGAATCTATCTTTTTAATTTTCGAGCTTTCTAACCTACAGGAGATTGAGATAATTCCATAATTTTATCAAAGCGAAAATTCTCCACTAAATCAGTTAAAGCGATAGCCAGAGCGGAATGTTGTGGTGGAATCTGCTCAATGAGTTGCAACATCAACAAATCGCTGCCTTGAGAGCCGGCATGATAGAGCTGTTCCGCCCAATGAGCCGGCATCACTTGTAACGATGAAGCAGAAAGCTTAAACGCACAATCAAGCAATTCATCCTGGATGGCTTCGGCTTGTTCCCTCTGTAGGGCGTTGTTGGCTTCGTAAATATATTGCACCCCTAAATGTTCGCTGATTTTCATCAACAGTTCTTGTTCTCGGAACGGTTTACGAACGAAGTCATCGCAACCGGCATCCAAGATGCCTTGTCGCTCCTCTTCAAAGGCGCTAGCAGTTAGGGCGATAATCACAGTAGACTCACTGCCGGCACTGGCTTTGATGCGCTTGGTGGCTTCATAGCCATCCATCACCGGCATCTGCATATCCATCCAGATCAGGTGCGGTTGCCAGCTTTGCCACAGGGTTAAAGCTTGTTCACCGTTCTCAGCCTCTTTCACCTCAAATCCCAATGAAGTTAAGATTTTGAATAAGAAAAGTCGGTTCGTCGGCTGATCTTCAACAATCAACAGCCGATAGATTGGTTGGTTGGGGGCTAACCCCAGGATCTTCCCACTAGCTGGTTTAGTGGGGGCAATATTAGAACCCAAAACCGGCACCACCTGAATATTAAACTCAAATACACTGCCCTCCCCAACCGTACTGCTCAGGCTAAGGTTTCCCCCCATTAGTTGCACAAACTTTTGCGAAATTGGTAAACCCAAACCTGTGCCGGCACCTGACTTCAAGCCAGAAGTGGTTTGTCCAAAGGCTTCAAATAACTTATCAAACTCCATTGGAGCAATACCTGATCCTGTATCACTCACTTCAAATCGCAATTGCATCCCCTTGCTAGCAGTGGATTCTCCCACCTCTACGCTCAGAGTTACACGGCCTTTTTGCGTGAATTTAATCGCATTTCCCAGCAGATTAATTAAAACTTGACGCAATTTACTTTCGTCTGTTTTAATAAATTGTGGCACGGATTGAGTGCGTTCAAAGTTCAGTTTTAATCCTTTATCTTTGGCTTTGATTTGCAGCAATTCAAACAGATTATCTAACAGGCGATAGAGGTCAAATTCATTTTCATGCAGTGTGGTTCGCCCTGCCTCAATTTTTGACATCTCCAAAACATCGTTAATCAATTCCAGCAGATGTTCCCCACTGCGCGAGATGATCCCCACTGACTGCCGGTGTTCTGTATTTAAGCTGGAGTCTCGGTTCATCAGTTGAGTAAAGCCGAGAATCGCGTTGAGTGGAGTCCTTAATTCGTGGCTCATATTAGCCAGAAATTCGCTTTTGGCACGGTTAGCGCTATCGGCGGCAACTTTAGCTTTCATCAGTTCCAGCGATTGTTGTTTGGTTTGGGCTAGTAGTTGCGCTTGTTGGATGGCCACTCCTAATTGTGCGCCGATCTGAACGACCATTTTAATTTCCGCCGATTGCCAGTGGCGAGGGCCGCTATTTTGGTAGGTGGCAAGTAATCCCCATAACTGGTTACTACAGAAGATGGGCACGATGATGTAGGCTCGTGCTTGGAATCGCTCTAACAGTTTTAGGTAACATTGATTGAAACCGGCTTTGTAGATGTCTGGGATGCTTTTGTAACTGTTTCCTTGTTTGTAGATTCCGCCGGCAGTTTCTTGCAGGTAGGTGTCTTGAATTAATTTAGGACTGCTTTGTAGAGTTTTGGCTGTGCAATTGCCGGTGTTGACTGCGATTTGTTTCAGCTCACTTTGTTGGGTTTGTTCCTGTACTAGCACTTTCCAGCCGGCTGCCACTGATTCTGATACGAATTCCCCACTCCAGTCTGGGTTGAAGCGATAGACTGCTACGCGTTCGCAGTTTAATGCTTGGCGCAATTCTTGGGTGGTGGCGCTAAAGATTGAATCGATCTCTAAGGTTTGCCGCATTCGCTGGATCACGAAGGCGATGGCTTTTTCGCGTTCTGCGCTCTCTTGCAAGGCTAACTCCGCCTGCTTGCGCTCTGTGATGTCGCGCACGATGGAGATCACTTCAGAGCTGCCGCAGGCTACAATCCGAGCCTCATAATCGTGAAGTTGGTCATCAATGGGTAATTCATACTCTAAGCGTTGAATCTCGCCTGTTTCAAGCACTTGATCGCAGGCGGAGCGTAGATACTGAGCAAGATTTGGTGGGAAGATTTCTTGTAACGTTTTCCCCAAAAATTGGTCGGCAGGGAGAAAAGTTTTAATGTCTTTGGCCGGCTTGAAATCAATAAAAGTGCCATCAGCGCGGCTGCGGAAAATCATATCTGGTATCGCATTCAACAGAGCGCGATTCGTTGCTTCGCTTTGACGCAGTACCTCTTCTGCTTGCTTGCGATCCCGTGATTCCATCGCTAAGGCAGCCATATAGGCCAAATAACTGGCAAAATTTTGCTCCTCAATCGGCCAGTGTCGCGCGGTTCCCCTATGTTCTAAACAAATGACTCCCACCGTTTGCCCTTTGAAGTGAATCGGGACATCCAACATGGAGGCAATTGACAAAGGAGTTAGATAGGCAGTGCTAAACTCGCGCGTTCTCGGATCGGTATGAGCATTTCTTGCTGCAATGACTCGGTCTGTCTGTAAGGCTTGGAAATAATGGGGATAGTCAGTTATAGCAAGCGTCATCCCCTTGGTATGCCGGTTAGGCGTCAATTCATATAAATCAGCACAATACAAAGAAGATTTATCTGGCTCATAAAGCCACACACTGCCTCGTTCAACGTTGAGAATTTGGGTTGCCAGTTGGGTAATGGCTTCTAAAGCGGCACTAAGATTGCCGGCATACAAGCTCTTACTTTTTGCGAGTTCAAGCAATCCAGCTTGTTGCTTTCGCAGGCGAATTCCGCTTTCTCGCAAAGCAGATTCTGCGGCAATTCTTACGTTAATTTGTGTTTCCAAGACAGCGTTTGCTTGTACTAACTCAGCGGTGCGTTGGCGCAGTCCTTGAGTCGCCTCATTGACCCGAATTTCTAATTCCTCATAAGCATGACGCAGCGCCTGTTCTGCTCTCTCGCGCTGGAGTTCGGCTGCGGCTCTGGCAGCGAACACCTTCATAATCATCTTGGCGCTTTCTTCATTTGCTAAGGGCCGGTCATTGTTAATACATAGCGTCCCGATTACCTGCTGCTTTCCATCTAACAGGGGCGTTCCGAGGTAACATACTGCTCCCATTGCTTTCAACCCCTCAGCATTGGGGAATAGTTCCCCTACTTTGTCTCGGTAGTAGCATAAAGTGCCTTGCTCGACAACCGGCTCGCAGGGAGTGCCAGCTAGGTTATATTCAAAGTTCGTCTCTGCGTTGCTACCGGCCCAAAAAGCAAGGGTTTTTAAACTTTGAGGCTGTTCGCTCCCCAGTTCTGCAACAAAGGCGGAGCGAACGTTTAAAGCCGTTGCTAGATTCTGCACTAAGGCTGGGAAAAATTCTTCTCCTGTTACAGAAGCGGTTCCTGCCAGAATACTTTGTAAGGTTTGCTCGGTCTGCTGGCGTTCTACAATTTCTTGCTGTAGTTGCCGATTGATTGCTTCCAGTCTTTCTGGAGTTTGAAGCCCTAAAAATTGAGGCAGCAGCTTTACCAGTTGTAAGGCTGTGCAACAGGAAACTAAGGCGGTTAAAGCTTGCTCGATTCCTGTTAACCAGTAAGCTGGATGCCACAGCGTCCAAATGTCTAGCAAGTGTCCTGTTCCACACAGAATAATAAACGCTCCGAATAAGGCAAATCTCCCTAGAAAGGGCACATCCTTTCGCTTATACACGGAATAGATGAGCATTGCCGGTATTGAAAAATAGGCGAGGGCAATTATTAAGTCACTGACAATATGTAGCCCTACCAGCGGGGTTTTCCACAGGTAGCAGTGACCATGAGGCATGAATTGGCTCGGTGAAACGAAGTTTTTAAATATTTCCCACATTGGCCAACGCTCTAAAATCTCTCTAAGGTTAATTGTGCTTTATTTGAAATTTTGAAGCAGCCAAAATAAATTATTTTTTGATATAAATGCATTCATTAAAACTAATCAAAAGCAACGCGCTCAATGAACGCCCACCTTTTTTGCAAATCTTCATATATTTATGATATTTTCTTTTTACCGGCTTGTCCACTCTGAGCAACTACAGCAGAACTCGGTCAAGGGAAAGAGGTAGCTTAACTGCTTAACACAAAAATATCTTTTTTTTAAATAGATTATTTTTCATAATTCATTATTTATCTACTCTACAAAAATAGTATCTTGTGTTATATAGAGTCGATAATTTCATCATTAATGGTTACTAGGAGTCTCTTATTTAGAAATCTCTACATATTTTATAATTTATGTCAATTAGAAAATGTACTGTTTTTTTTAGACAGTTTATATTAGCCTGGACGGTTAAACGTTCGCTGTGGCGGGTTGGGAAAACAGCTTCAACATCTGTTGGCTAGAGGGCACCTTGCGTATAACTTTGTTAGCACAGAGTGTGATCATCCGGCAGATAGATTTTAGCCCTGATGGTTAGATGAAATAAAAGGGGAAATCGGGTGAAGGGGAGATGGGGTGAGGAATGCGCGGAGTTTAGCCGGCTCGTTTACAAGCCAAATGAGACGCGCCTTCGCTTAGTGGGTTGCCGGCTAGTGCAAATTAGATGTACGTTTCTGTAGTGGCGCGCCGGCAAAGTAAGGAGTCGTTCGCAGAACTGCCAAGCCAGATACAATAGTTAACAGATATTGAACTGTAGGCCAGATGACGCCTTCCCCAAAACTGGAGACTTCAAAATCAGTGAGCCAAAAATCGGCACTGCTATAGTGCGCTTGAGGTTGAAACGGCTGACTGCGCTTAAGAAAAATTTTCTCGATCACTTTGAAATCTTACTAAATTGGAGTGGAGAAAGGGAATGGCTGATGAGACAGCGCCACAGGAAAAGCGCGTCATTCAAGTAGCGCACGCAATACCGGGACGTGTGCGCCTGCGAATTACGGACAAAACCTTTGAACCGGCACTCGATGCCTTAGCGGATGAGTTACGGTTGCAAGATGGCATTTATGAAGTTTGTAAAAATCACGAAACCGGCAGTGTACTGATTTCCTTTAATTCAACGATGCTGCCGTTGCCGGTGTTGTTAGAAGAACTTGAAGAGTATGGGGTTGCCGGTTTAAACTCTCAAATATCGGCAGCAAATCAAATTGATCCGCTGGCTGCCTGGAAAAAACAAAGCCAGTCATTACTGCCGGTGATTGCCGGCTTACTACTAACCAGAAGTTTAGGATTGTTCGGCTGGCGGGCGATCTTTGCCTATATAATTACTGCCGGCACAACTCGCGAAATTATAAATATATTAGATTCGGAAAAGCCGATTATGCAATCTTTTAACAGTCCAGAAAGCAATATTAAAAATGGCAGCAAGGAAGTGAACGAAGCACAGCATTCAGTTGAAAATTCCACCTCTAGAATTGAATATCGCCTTCTCCATGCAATTCGCGGACGGGTGCGGTTTGGGGTGCCTCGCCTCACCACCGATCCAGAATATGCCGCACACTTAGAGCAGTTGAGCGCAGCAGCAGCCGGTGTTACAGATGTTCGGGTGAACCCTACAGCCGCATCTATTGTTATTAGTTATACTGCCGGTGCGATTTCTGATGCTCAGATGCGTTCTCATCTTGCCGAGTTAATTCAAGCTGCCGGCAATTCTCAAATTTTGACTGAACCTGTGCCAACTTCAGAAATTGAATCTGAAGAACTTACTGATTTACCGCCTAAATTTCCAACCCTTAATTCAGAGGTTGAGCCTCAGATATATCCGCCAAATGATCAAGCCTTGCTCTCAAAAGTTGAGTCTGAAATATCTCAGGTAAGCTTG from Microcoleus sp. FACHB-68 includes:
- a CDS encoding GGDEF domain-containing response regulator codes for the protein MNSYQVNLTQKDILIVDDTPENLRLLSTMLSGQGYNVRKALSGQMALTAVQTLVPDLILLDIKMPMMDGYEVCEKLKADLKTAKIPVIFLSASNEAFNKVQAFAVGGTDYITKPFQIEEVLVRVQNQLAVRAAEIQNQQLNILLEERVKERTHQLEVANQELQREINERKILEHKLLKMALYDDLTSLPNRVLFMDRLEETLNYAKEQSDYQFAVLFLDCDRFKVVNDSLGHLAGDELLIALARRLEKILSKNDTIARFGGDEFAFLLTEIETINDATQAADQILKTISLPFQLKRQEVFINASIGIALGNFSYEQPEHLLRDADTAMYRAKTSGKGQYRIFEPAMHDAALESLHLETDLRRAVNQQEFILHYQPIVALNTGTIVGFEALVRWQHRERGLIPPAAFIPIAEETGLINPIGTWVLREACHQLHQWNQARLTNYPLTMSINLSVRQFAQPDLIEQIDQILKETQLEPHTIKLEITESVIMDNAKSAAEILQQLRERHIELSIDDFGTGYSSLSYLHSFPVDNLKIDRAFVRHIDGTPDSLGLVPAIMSMAEAFKMNVIAEGIETGEQLAQLRNLNCSFGQGYLFSKPLAEKQATDLIISAPQW